One genomic window of Candidatus Pseudobacter hemicellulosilyticus includes the following:
- a CDS encoding helix-turn-helix domain-containing protein — MSFYESLGYLVFGSRLRRLSETFLADVNKLYATHRIPFDATWFPVFYILERDKAVTIKTIADELGVSHSAVSQLVSSLQQKGLIKASTSTADRRSKVVAFTAKGQKLQDQLTPVWKALDKAMAELAREGIYSYRCLEAIGELEAGIKKESVLERMERHLPAAGQTGKRSARSKVSDSSSSTSRNGRNSRQNGNRLQHSKTNKPASPKPNSKKSPANPAKKAASSRSTVKTAKPKSSTRSK; from the coding sequence ATGTCATTCTACGAATCCCTTGGTTACCTGGTCTTTGGCAGCAGGCTCCGCCGGCTCAGCGAGACCTTCCTGGCAGATGTCAACAAACTGTACGCCACACACCGCATCCCCTTTGATGCCACCTGGTTTCCCGTGTTCTATATCCTGGAACGGGATAAAGCCGTGACCATCAAAACCATTGCCGACGAACTGGGCGTTTCCCACTCCGCTGTCAGCCAGCTGGTCAGCAGTCTCCAGCAGAAAGGACTGATCAAAGCAAGTACCTCCACCGCCGACCGGCGCAGTAAAGTAGTGGCTTTCACTGCCAAAGGACAAAAGCTGCAGGACCAGCTCACGCCGGTCTGGAAAGCCCTGGACAAAGCCATGGCAGAGCTGGCCCGCGAAGGCATCTATAGCTACCGCTGCCTGGAAGCCATCGGCGAACTGGAAGCCGGTATCAAAAAAGAATCCGTACTGGAAAGAATGGAGCGGCACCTGCCGGCCGCAGGGCAGACAGGGAAACGGTCTGCAAGGAGTAAGGTTTCAGATAGCTCGTCGTCAACCAGCCGGAACGGCAGGAACAGCCGGCAGAACGGCAACAGGTTGCAGCATAGCAAAACCAATAAACCGGCTTCCCCCAAACCCAACAGCAAAAAATCCCCGGCCAACCCTGCTAAAAAAGCAGCCAGCAGCAGGTCAACTGTAAAAACCGCCAAACCCAAATCCAGCACTAGGTCCAAATAG
- a CDS encoding MFS transporter — MNPGLWLRLSVMMFFQFFVWGAWYSTIAVYMSKNGMESLTHWPFTVNPIAAIIAPFFVGLIADRYFSSQKVLGILHILGALFMFMTPSATGNPLLFILLLLAYNLCYMPTMSLANTVCFHQMTNQEKQFPFIRVFGTIGWIVAGLLISYVMVNFVTEGMTAEESTIPMYMTAIGSLLLGIYSFSLPNTPPPAKGKKVTAGSIIGVDAFRQLGSPSFYIFLVSSLLICIPLAAYYNFTQVFLQNANFGAIAATQTLGQASETFFMLLMPLMFVRLGFKWMLVAGMAAWVLRYSLFAMAAPDTVTWMILAGIALHGICYDFFFVTGQIYVDKKATAQIRGQAQGLIIFVTYGVGMLVGAQVAGLVFNNYLGNAKALTPDQWQSFWWLPAMFAAGVLLFFIAFFKDRKTVTAPAVAVNPATQP; from the coding sequence ATGAACCCTGGCCTTTGGCTACGATTGTCTGTCATGATGTTCTTTCAGTTCTTTGTCTGGGGCGCCTGGTATAGTACTATTGCCGTGTATATGAGCAAGAACGGCATGGAGTCCCTCACCCACTGGCCATTTACGGTGAATCCTATTGCGGCCATTATCGCTCCCTTCTTTGTGGGACTGATAGCCGACCGCTATTTTTCTTCCCAGAAAGTACTGGGTATCCTGCATATTCTCGGTGCGCTCTTTATGTTTATGACCCCTTCCGCTACAGGAAACCCCTTATTGTTTATCCTGCTCCTGCTGGCCTATAACCTTTGTTATATGCCCACCATGAGCCTCGCCAATACCGTCTGCTTCCACCAGATGACCAACCAGGAAAAACAGTTCCCTTTTATCCGGGTATTTGGTACCATAGGCTGGATCGTTGCCGGCCTGCTGATCAGTTATGTGATGGTCAATTTTGTAACGGAAGGCATGACGGCGGAAGAAAGCACTATCCCTATGTATATGACGGCTATAGGTAGCCTGTTACTGGGTATCTACAGCTTTTCCCTGCCCAATACCCCACCTCCTGCCAAAGGAAAGAAAGTGACTGCCGGCAGTATCATTGGTGTGGATGCCTTCCGGCAACTGGGCAGTCCTTCCTTTTATATTTTCCTGGTCAGCTCCCTGCTGATCTGTATCCCCCTGGCCGCCTACTATAATTTTACACAGGTATTCCTGCAGAACGCCAATTTTGGCGCTATCGCCGCTACCCAGACCCTGGGACAGGCATCAGAGACCTTTTTTATGCTGCTGATGCCGCTCATGTTTGTCCGGCTTGGCTTTAAATGGATGCTGGTAGCCGGCATGGCCGCCTGGGTATTACGATATAGCCTTTTTGCCATGGCGGCGCCGGATACTGTTACCTGGATGATACTGGCCGGCATAGCCCTGCATGGGATCTGTTATGATTTCTTCTTTGTGACTGGCCAGATCTATGTTGACAAAAAAGCTACTGCGCAGATCCGCGGCCAGGCCCAGGGCCTGATCATCTTTGTGACCTACGGTGTAGGTATGCTGGTAGGCGCCCAGGTGGCTGGCCTGGTATTCAACAATTACCTCGGGAATGCCAAAGCGCTCACGCCTGATCAATGGCAGAGCTTCTGGTGGCTGCCTGCTATGTTTGCCGCCGGCGTCCTGCTGTTCTTTATCGCTTTCTTCAAGGATCGGAAAACAGTGACTGCGCCGGCTGTGGCGGTCAACCCGGCCACGCAGCCATAG
- a CDS encoding Gfo/Idh/MocA family oxidoreductase, whose product MARIAMLGSGFIGRFYADSLQGYRSRDKIVSIYSRREESARKFADDYQVAYVTTDMEAAIAHSEVEVVCIALPNNLHEAAVLLCCKHKKAVMTTKPLGRNGEEARRMLEAVEKAGIFNGYLEDLVYTPKFIKAMETVRNGGLGRILWAKSRETHPGPHSEWFWDIEQAGGGCILDLGCHCVEITRSYIGKDIRPVEVMCWADTQVKPIDAEDHAIGLVKYENGAIGQFEVSWTFRGGLDLRDEVMGTEGTIWINSFLRTGFDVFTTGKGVDYVAEKAESNTGWLFPVGDELNELGYNHMFMDMFNAMEQGQQPRETFYDGYVVNCILDAAYRSAKTKQWEPVQLDDWRGRTGVTKDSHLVEYDADHYLVKEEMTHYGVKKVILKHKQTGKISEREV is encoded by the coding sequence ATGGCCAGGATCGCTATGCTCGGCTCCGGCTTCATAGGCCGTTTCTATGCTGATTCTTTACAGGGTTACCGCAGCCGCGATAAGATCGTGAGCATCTATTCCCGCAGGGAAGAAAGCGCCCGGAAATTTGCGGACGACTACCAGGTAGCGTATGTTACTACCGATATGGAAGCCGCCATTGCCCATTCCGAAGTAGAGGTGGTCTGCATTGCGCTGCCCAATAACCTGCATGAGGCGGCGGTCCTGCTCTGCTGCAAACACAAAAAAGCCGTTATGACTACCAAGCCGCTGGGGCGTAATGGCGAAGAGGCCAGGCGCATGCTGGAGGCCGTGGAAAAAGCCGGTATCTTCAATGGTTATCTTGAAGACCTGGTATATACACCTAAATTCATCAAAGCCATGGAGACCGTCCGCAATGGTGGTCTCGGCAGGATCCTCTGGGCCAAATCCCGCGAAACACATCCAGGACCGCACAGCGAGTGGTTCTGGGATATAGAACAGGCAGGTGGCGGCTGCATTCTGGACCTGGGCTGCCACTGCGTGGAGATCACCCGCAGTTATATCGGGAAAGATATCCGGCCCGTGGAAGTGATGTGCTGGGCTGATACCCAGGTGAAACCCATTGATGCCGAAGACCATGCCATCGGCCTGGTCAAATACGAGAATGGCGCTATCGGCCAGTTTGAGGTCAGCTGGACCTTCCGCGGCGGCCTCGATCTCCGCGATGAGGTCATGGGCACCGAAGGCACTATCTGGATCAACAGCTTCCTGCGTACCGGTTTTGATGTATTCACCACCGGGAAAGGGGTTGATTATGTAGCCGAAAAAGCCGAAAGCAATACCGGCTGGTTATTCCCTGTGGGTGATGAGCTGAATGAACTGGGCTATAACCATATGTTCATGGATATGTTCAATGCTATGGAGCAGGGCCAGCAGCCCCGCGAAACCTTTTATGACGGCTATGTGGTCAACTGCATCCTTGATGCCGCTTACCGTTCAGCAAAGACCAAGCAATGGGAGCCGGTACAACTGGATGACTGGCGTGGCCGAACCGGCGTCACCAAGGACAGTCACCTGGTGGAATATGATGCCGATCACTACCTGGTCAAAGAAGAAATGACGCACTATGGCGTAAAGAAGGTGATCCTGAAGCATAAGCAGACGGGGAAGATCAGTGAAAGGGAGGTATAG